The genomic segment GAGATACCGCGTGAATGGCCGGGCGATTCCTCGATCACCATCGGCCGGTCACGCAAGCCGGCCACCGAGGAGAACGGCAGCACCATTCCGCTTTCGAGTCGCCGGATCGGTGTTTCGAAGTCGATCGCCAGCGTGATCACGCCGAGCGGGGCGATCCGCCACGTCCGGCGCTCGTACTGGCGGAAGTCCTGCGCGGTGTAGCTGAGCACGTGGGCGGCCAGCCGGGGGTGCGGGGCGGCGAACACGTGGGTGCCGTCGAGCCGGTCGACCTCCTCGCGCGGCACCACCAGCGCCCAGCTCCCCATGCCTGCACCCTAGGGTCTTCCATTCGTCCAAGACGATTGGATTCCCGCGGCCCTACCGTGCCGGACATGGGGAAAACCGGGGCATTCACCGACGACAACGGGCGGGACGACTACTTCGCGGTCTACCGGGAGACGATGACGCAGGGACCGCCACCGGCCGCGGTGCTGGACATCGAGACCTCGTTCGGCACCACCCGCGTCTACCGGCACGGCGAGAACGGCCCGCCGATCATGTTGCTGCACGGGCTCCTGGCCGGCGCACCCAGTTGCGCACCGTTCTGGGCACCACTTTCGGCCGCGCACACCGTCTACACGCTCGACATCCTCGGCGAAGGCGGCCACAGCGTGCAGACCGAGCCGATCACCAGCCACGCCGAGCGCGCCCACTGCCTCGACGAGGTGCTCGACGCGTTGCACCTGACCGGCGTACACCTGGTCGGCATGTCCTCGGGCGGCTGGCAGGCCACGAACTACGCGCTTCACCACCCCGCCCGCCTGGCCACGCTGACCCTGCTCGACCCCACCACGGTCACCGCGAACTTCTCCTTCGGCGCCCTCCGGCAAGGCCTGCTGCTCAAGCTCTTCCCGTACGAGTGGAGGTGGCGGCGCTTCTTCCAGTGGGCCGCGGGCCAGGACATCTCCGGCGATCCGGCTGTCCGGCTCGTGCGTGCGCTCACCCGCGTCTACCGGCCCGCGGTGCCGTTCCAGACCTGCCCGCCCGAGGCGGAACTGCGGGCGATGGAGGTGCCTACGCTGGCGATCTTCTCCGGCCGCAGCGCGGTGCACGATTCCGCGACCGCCGCGGCCAGGGCACGGGCCTGGCTGCCGCGGTCCGAAGTGGAGGTGTGGCCCGACCTCGGCCACTACTTCTCCCCCGCCGACTTCCGGCGGATGGTCGAGCGCGTGCTCCACTTCGTCGACGTGGTTCAGGCGTAGACAGCGGCGAGCCAGGCTTCCCACTCCTTCGCGGCCCGCGCGGTGTCGACCTCGCCGAAGTGGTGCGCCGCGACGGCCACCGGGTCGCCCCAGGCGTTGCGGCCGATTAACCGGTAGATGGCGTCTTCGGCGCGGATGCCGAGGAAGTGCGGGGTGCGGAAGTCGATTTCGCCGTCGATGGTCCCGATTCCGGGCACCTCGACCGACACCCGGTCGCCCAGCACGGCATCGGTCAGCCCCAGTTCACGCAGCAGGCGGCCGAACGCGTCGGCGTCCCCGGCGGTCGACGCGGGCGCGTCGACGGAGACGTACTCGGCGGGCTTCCCGGCGAAGTGCTTGACGTAGGTCGCCAGCGTGGCCTGGTACATCTCGGTGTGGTGCAGGCAGCCGTCGTACAGGTTCTGCCAGTCCTGTTCCGGGAACGCGCCGCTGTGCACGTACCGCAGGTAGGACCGCCCGCCCGGCCGCGGCTCGATCACGTGGTCCAGCGCGTTGAACCAGTCGCCCTGCTCGACGCGGTTGGCGAAGTGCCTGCCGGGCTCCCACGCGGTGACCTTCGCGCCTTCGGCGATGTCGACCGAGCCGCCGAGGCGGGGCTCGCACGCGATCGGCCACAGCCAGCCCGCCGTCCCGGCGGTAACCGCTTCGAAGACCTGCTCGGGGGTGCCGTCGATCTCACGCTCGCTGCGAATCTCGAATTCGCGGTTCATCTCACTGCTCCTTGACTCGTTTTCGCTGGTAGAACAAGAGTCTCACCGACGACTTTTATTGTCAAGACAGGCAAGATTGTCGGTATCATGACTATCGCTTCTGATTTCGAGCAGAACCAGCTGTTGGATTTCTGCACAAGCTCAGCCCAGGGTGGAAGGAGAGCGACAACGGAGGAACAAGATGAACTACCTGCACCCCGGCGACCCCGGGTTCGACGACGAAGCGGCCGGTTTCCAGACCGCCTTCCGCCACGAGGCGAAGGTGATCGCGGCCGTGGAGAACGCCGCCGACGTGCGTGCCGCGGTGAACTACGCCCGCGAACAGGGCCTGCCCGTTTCGGTGCAGGCGACCGGCCACGGCTTCACCACCCCGGCCACCGGGCTGCTGATCAGCACCCGCCGGATGCGCGGCGTCCGCGTGGACCCGGAGAAGAAGACGGCCTGGCTGGAAGCCGGCGCGCGCTGGAAGGACGTGCTCGCCGAGACCGCCACGCACGGACTCGCGCCGTTGTCCGGCAGTGGTCCCGGTGTGGGCGCGGTGTCGTACTCACTCGGCGGCGGGGTCGGCCTGCTGGCCCGGCGCTTCGGCTTCGCGGCCGATCACGTGCGGCGCGTCGAATTGGTGGACCACAACGGTGATCTGCTCGACGTGACCGCCGAGACCCATCCCGAACTGTTCTGGGCGCTTCGCGGCGGCCGCAGTGGTTTCGGCGTGGTCACCGGGCTGGAGATCGCCTTGTTCGACGTCCCCGCCATCTACGGCGGCGGCATGTACTTCGACACCGGGCTCCTGCCCGCGGTGGTGCGCGGGTTCCGCGAATGGACCGAGTCCGTGCCCGAGGAACTGACCTCTTCGCTGGGGATGGTGCCGTTCCCGGACGTGCCGGGCGTGCCGGAACCCTTGCGCGGGCGGCATGCCGCGCATCTCCGGCTTTCCTACAGCGGCGATCCCGCGGCGGGCGAACGGCTGATCGCGCCCCTGCGCGAAATCGGCCCGCGCCTGCTGGAGAAGTTCGGGGAAATCCCGTTCGACCAGGCAGCGCGCACGATCTTCAGCGAACCGGACACCCCGCACGCCTACTACGGCGACACCGCGCTGCTGACCGATTTCCCGGCAGACCTGGCGGACCGGCTCGTCGAACTGACCGGACCGGAAGCGCCGGTGGGCCTGGTGACCGACCTGCGGCACCTCGGTGGCGCGCTGTCCCGGCCGCCCGCCGTGCCGAACGCGGTGAGCCACCGGGACGCGCGGTACCAGCTGATGGTGTTGTCCGGCCCGGGCGCCGAGGCCCACGAAGCCCAGGAGGCCGTGTTCGCCGCGGTCGAACCGTGGACGCTCGGCCGTGCCCTCAACTTCGCTTACGGCGACCGGCCGCCGGTGCGCCCGTTCCACTCCCCCGAGGTCGCCCGGCGGCTGGCCGCGCTCAGAACCTGACCGGGAAGGCCGCCAGCAGCCACTGCTGCCAGGCCGCGGTCGTGGCCGCCCGGTCCGGCGCGGTGCCGTAGTAGTAGTGGATCGAGTTGACCATGCCGTGGCCCTCGGCGCCGAACCCCTGGAACCGGTGCAGCCCTTCGGCCGCGCGGACCCCGAGCACCCCGCGGACGCGGTAGTCGACCTCGCCGTCGATCGGCGGCAGGCCGGCCGGCGTCAGCCGCACCCGGTCGCCGAGCCGGACCTCCGGGTCCACGCCGAGGGCCGCGCTCAACTTCGCCCAGATCGCGTCCGGGCCGAGCGAGGTGGTCGAGCCGGTCACCAGCGTGGTCGCGGGCAACCCGGCGAAGTACCGGAAGTACTGCGCGAGGTTGTGGAAGAAGAGGTTCCAGCCGCGGTCGAAGCTCTCGTACTCGGCGGCCCAGTCGTCACCGTCGAAGAACCCGCTCTGGGTGAACCGCAGCACGGTGCCGCCGTTGTCCCGGCCCTCGACCACGAACTCCAGCGCGGCCGGGGAATCGGTGTCGCCGTAGACGATCCGCTGGCCCTCTTCCCTGGCGAGCACGCGGCCCGCCTGGGTGTTGCCACCACCGAAGTCGGCCTCGCCTTCCCCTTCGGGACCCATCTCGTGGGGCACGAACCAGATCGACATGCCGGGCCCGCTGGAAATGGCCGCCCACACCTGTTCCGGGGTGGCGTCGAAGGAGATTTCCTTGTACAGCCGCCGTTCTTCGCTCATCCGGGCTGCGTCACCTGCATCAGCATGAGGTAGTTGCCGCAGGTGTCGTCGAAGATCGCGCTGATCCCGCCCATGGTCTCGGCGGGCTCGCCGCGAAACTCCACCCCGGCCTCGACGAGCTGCGCGTACTCCTTGCGGATGTCCTCGGAGAACAGCATGGTGAGCGGCATGTTCTTCGCGTAGAGCTCGGCCTGGTAGGTCCGCGCGAATTCGTAGCCCGCCGGCTCCAGCAGGATCTCCACGCCGTCCGGCTCGTCCGGGGAAACCACGGTCAGCCAGCGCGCGTCGCCGACCGGGATGTTGTGTTTGACCTGGAAACCCAGCTTCTCGGTGTAGAACCGCTCCGCCCGGTCCTGGTCGTTCACCATGATGCTGGTGAGTTGAACCTTCATCGTCGCCTCCCTGTGTTGTGCGGCGCGGCCCACGGTTCCACCGACAACTTCGATTGTCAAGACACGCCATCCTGTCGGTCGGAAGAACCTTCGTGGCTGTGGTGTTGCCTTCGATCGTGAGGATCGGCGAGGCCGCACGGGCCAGTGGCGTGAGCGCGAGGTCGCTGCGGTTCTACGAAGACGAGGGCTTGATCGTGCCCGGCCGCCACGAGAACGGCTACCGCGACTACTGCCGCTCCACCCTCGACCGCGTGCTCGTCATCCGCTCGCTGCTGGAGTCCGGCTTGTCCGTGCGGTTGATCAAGTCCTTTGCGGACGGCGCGCCGGAGTTCGCCGAGGAGGTCCGGCGCTACCGCGACCGGCTCGCCGCCCGCATCGCCGCGCTCAACGAACAGCAGGCGGCGCTCGACGCGTTCCTCCGCGAAGTTCGTCCTTGACCTTGACACCTGCGTGAGGCTTCTACGTTCGGCGGCATGGAGAAAATGCGTGCCCTGGTCCAGCGGTCGCACCGCGGCCCGGCGGACCTGATCCTCGCCACCGATGTCCCCCGCCCGGTGCCGGGTCCCGGTGAGCACCTGATCCGGGTCGGTGCCGCGGGCCTGAACTTCGCGGACGTCATGCAGTCCCACGGCACTTACGGAGGTGGACCCTCGGCGCCCTACATCGCGGGATTCGAGGCCGCGGGGGAAATCGTCGGCGAAGGCACCCACGTCATCGGGACGGGCGCGGGCGCCTTCGCGGAGTACATGGTGATGCCGGCCGCCGGTGTGCTGCCGGTCCCGCCGGGCTGGAGCGACGCCGAAGCCCTCGGCATGGTGCTGAACTGGGCGACCGCACTCGCGGCACTGCGACCGCTGGGCGAGGTCGAAGCCGGTGACGTGGTCCTCGTCCACGCCGCCGCGGGAGGCGTGGGGCAGGCGGCCGTCCGCCTGGCTCGCCACTACGGCGCCCGCGTCATCGCCACGGCGTCACCGGCGAAGCACCACACCATCCAGGCCGACGTCGTCCTCGACAGCACTCGTCCCGATCTGGCCGGGGAAATCCTGCGGCTGACCGGGGGCGTGGACCTGGTCCTCGAATCCGTCGGGAAGGCGACGTTCGAAGCCAGCCTGTCGGTGACCAAGCCGTTCACCGGCCGCGTCGTGGTGTTCGGGGCCGCGTCCGGTGACGCCACCCTGAGCACGCACGACCTGGTCTTCACCCACCGGGTCCAGCTCAAGGGACTGCACATCGGCGCACTGGCCACCGCGGCACCGGGCATCTACCGTGCACTGCTCGACGAACTCGAAGTGCTCATCGCGCAAGGCGTGTACCCGCCGGGGAGCGCCGAAGTGCACCCGCTGGCCGACGGACCCGCCGTGCTCCGAGCCCTCGAATCGGGGCGGACACGAGGAAAGCACGCTCTGGACCCGTGGCAAGCCCCCAGGCGCCACCTCCCGGTGCCCGCCCCCGACTGAACGAACACGAGGAGGTGGCAGGCACCGGTAGGTCCGCTAGCGCACGATGCGAGCGATCAGCCCGGTCAGCACGAGCCAGAAAACGGCCGCGAGACCGTAGTTGATCAGCACGCCCACCTGGTAGTTCTCCAGTTGGAACAGGCCGGGGAAGAACAACGCCAATGGCTCGGCGATGGCCCGCATGAACTCGACGAACGCGTTGGTCGCATTGGCGCCCAGCAAGATCATCAAGATGTAGATGACCTCGATGAGCGCGATCACTGCCCCGACGCCGGTAATCACTCGCGCGGCCGTCGAACGGCCGCCGGAAACTCGCACTCTGGACATGATTGAGAGTTCCCCGGACCGGGTGAATGAAACGCGGATCACCGCCATCTGCGGCCGATTGCGCCATTCGAACACCGCGCTCCCGCCGAATGGCCGTATGTTGCGGGGATGACGGTGACCAGCGCGGCTACGCACAGATATCTTTCGAACACCGCGTTGTACGCGGACCCCTCGCTCACCGAGCACATCGACTACGCCCGCTGGTTCCGCCAATCCGGTCGTACCGGGACCCCGGTGGTGCTGGCCCCGCACGGTGGCACGCTCGAACCGGGGACCTCGCGGTTGTGCCTGGCCATCGCGCGCCGGTCCACATGCGACTACTGGTTGTTCGAAAGCTTCCAGGACAACCGAAGCCTGCACGTGACCTCCAGCCGTTGCGACGATCCGGTGGCGCTGGCGTTGTGCGCGGGCACCGACCGGGCACTGAGCCTGCACGGCTGCGTCACCCTGCCCCGCGAGGGCGTGCTGATCGGCGGCCTCGACACCGAGTTCGGCGAGATCGTGCACGCGGAACTCGGCACGCGCGGGTTCGAGACCATCGACACGGCGGACCACCCCACGCTCGCCGGGCGGTCACCACGCAACATCGTGAACCGGACCCGCACCGGCGGGGGCGTGCAACTCGAACTCCCGCTGAGCCTGCGCGATTCGATGCGAGACGAGCCGGCCCTGTTCGAGTCCTTTGTGGATGGTGTGGTGGCGGCGCTGCGCCGGGTCTGGCGGGACGGCCCGGTCACCGGGTAGCTTTCCGGTGCACGTTCCTCGTCGGGGAAAGCCGGTCGGAAACCGGCGCTGACCCGCAACCGTGGGCTCGCGTGGACAACGCGGGCGAGCCGGACCGCCTGGCGAGGAACGGGCTCCGTCGAACCGTCGTGGACTGCGGCTCGGGGCCTGCGCTGGCCCCTTCCGGCACGCGTGGGTGACCGCGCCTGTCCGAAGGAGGGAATCCCTTGCGCACGAAGCTGTTCCGTGCCAGACCGGTGGCCGTCTTGGCCTCGATCACCGCACTCGCCGCCGGGCTGCTCGCACCGGCCGCGGCCGCCGAAGCCGGGCAGAGCGCCGTGGCCCGCCACGGCGCCGGGTACCTGGCCCGCGCGATCACCGCGGGCGGCGGCAACCTCAACGCCGATGTCACCAGCACCGCGTACGCCGTGCTCGGCCTGCACGCCGCCGGGGTGGGCCGCCAAGCCGCGCAAGACGGCGTCGCCTACCTGAGCACGCAGCTCGGCGAGCCGCTGAAGGGCACCGACGGCCAGGACGACCCGGGCCGCGTCGGTTACGTGCTCCTCGCGGCCGTCGCGGGCAAGCAGAACCCGCGGCAGTTCGGCGGGGAGAACCTGGTCGACCGCCTGCTCGCCACCCAGCGCGCCGACGGCCTGTTCGGCTCCGCCGACCCGACCTACGACGGCGCGTTCCGCCAGGGCCTCGCGCTCGCCGCGCTCAAGGCGGCGAAGGTGCCCGCCGCGCACCCCAAGGTCGCCGCGGCCGCGGCATGGCTGACCGGCCAGCAGTGCGCCAACGGGCTCTGGCAGGCCTACCGCGCGGACACCGCGGTGCCGTGCGCCACGGCGGATCCGGCTGCCTTCGCCGGTCCGGACACCAACAGCACCGGCATGGCGGTGCAGGGCCTCGCCGCCTACGGCAAGCTGCCCGCCGCGAAGAAGGTGCTGTCGTCGTTGAACGCGACCCGTTCCGCCGACGGCGGCTTCGCCTACATCGCCGCGCCGGGGCAGGCGTCGGACCCGAACTCGACCGCGCTGGCGATCCAGGCGATCGTCGCCGCGGGTGGCAAGCCGGGCAACGCCTACGCCGCGCTGGCGAGCTTCCAGCTGGGCTGCGCCGACCCGGTCGCCGACCGCGGCGCGTTCTTCTACCCGGGCAGCCGGGCGGCCAATCTGCTCGCCACCGTGCAGGCCGTGCCCGCCGCCGCGGGCAAAGCCTTCCCGCTGGCGCCGTCCACCCCGTCCGCCGCGGTGCCCGAGGTGCCGTGCGCGGTGTCGATGCAGGCCGTCGGCACGCCGGGGCCGTGTGCCGGGACCAGCGGGGTCACCGTGACCGTCGACTTCGCCGCCTTCGGTGGCACGCAGGAAACGCGCTGCGCGCCGGGTGCGCAGGCGAACGGCGTGGCCGCGCTGCAGAACGCCGGGTTCACCCCGGCAGGCACCTCGCGCTGGGGCATGGCGTTCATCTGCCGCATCAACGCCCTGCCGTCCCCGGCGCAGGACCCGTGCGTGAACACGCCACCGGTGAACGCGCACTGGGCGTACTACCACGCGAACACCGGCGCGACGGCGTGGACGTACAGCACCCAGGGCGCGTCGGCCTACGTGCCACCGCTGGGCAGCATCGAAGCGTGGGCTTTCGGCAACAAAGCCACCCCCACCCTGACCCCACCCCAGGTCCGCGCCGCCTGAGCCAACGCTAGGAGTGGGGCATTACTTGCATCCATTGCTAGTAATGCCCCATTCATAGCATTGGGCCTTGACCGCAGGCACTCCGGTTCGGGTACTCTGAGTCGAGTATTCGAGCGAGAACAGGGGGCTCCGAGGCGATGGCACCGCGTGGCAGGGCGAATCCGCTGGCACTGGCGGTCCTGACGCTGCTCAACGAGCGCCCGATGCACCCCTACGAGATGTCCGGCACCCTGCGCGAGCGGCGCAAGGAGGACAGCATCAAGCTCAACTACGGCTCGCTGTACTCCGTGGTCGAGTCGCTGCGCAAGCGCGGGCTCATCGAGTCTCGCGAGACCGTGCGCGAGGGCAGGCGTCCCGAGCGCACGGTCTACGAGATCACTTCGGCCGGCGTGGCCGAGATGCACGACTGGCTCAGCGACCTGCTGGCCAATCCGGCCAAGGAGTTCGCCCAGTTCGAGGCCGCGTTGTCGTTGATGCCGGTGCTCTCGCCGGAGGAGGTCGTCCGGCTGCTCGAAGCCCGCCTGCGCACGCAGTTGCTGGCCAAGCAGAGCTACGAGGCCATCGCGGCGACCACCCCCGAAGGCTTCCCGCGACTGTTCACCATCGAAGCGGAGTTCCGGCAAACCCTGCTGGAGACCGAGATCGAGTTCATCAGGAACCTGGTGCGGGAGATGAAAACCGGCGAGTTCGACGGCCTGCGCGTGTGGTCACGGATGCACGAGCTGCGCGAGTCGGGAGCCACGCCGGACGAGATCGAGGCGCGCGTCGCCACCGAGTTCGCGGAGGAGATGAGCTGGCTCAGCCAACCCGAACAGGACTGAGGTGATGGCCCCGGCCGGGGTGCGGCAACACCGCGGCCGGGAGCCATCCGACACACCCGGGTCGCCGTCCGCGGACAGCTGCTCCGAGCGCGCCTGCGAACGCCAGAGTAGTGCACCGCGACGGTCGACTCCTTCTCACGACACCGAAGGAGTACCACCGTGCCCACCCATGCGATCACCGCGACCGGCTTGGTCAAGACCTACGGCAAGGGCGCCAAAGCCGTCCGCGCGCTGGCCGGACTCGGCTTCACCGTGCCCGCCGGCATCGTCTTCGGCCTGCTCGGCCCCAACGGGGCAGGCAAGTCCACCACCGTCAAGATCCTCACCACCCTCGCCGCCCCCGATGACGGCGAAGCGAGCGTGGCGGGCATCGACGTCCGCCGCGAACCCGGCCGCGTGCGGCGGGTGATCGGCAGCGTCTCGCAGAAACCGGCCTTCGACCCGGTCAGCACCGGCCGCGAGAACCTGGTGCTGCAGGGTCACCTGCACGGCCTCTCGGCCACGGCCGCCCGCGGACGTGCCAAGGAACTGCTCGACCGGTTCGGCCTGACCGACGCCGCCGACCGGCCGGCCGGGAAGTGGTCCGGCGGCATGCAGCGCAAGCTGGACGTGGCGCTCGGCCTGGTCGCCCGGCCCAGCGTGTTGTTCCTGGACGAGCCGACCACCGGCCTCGATCCCGAGGCCAGGGCCGACATGTGGGCCGAGATCGCCCGCCTGTCCGGTGAGGACGGGCTGACCGTGCTGCTGACCACCCACTACCTCGAAGAAGCCGACAAGCTGGCCGCGCGGCTGGTGATCGTGGACCGCGGCCAGGTGGTCGCCACCGGCAGCCCGGAGGAGCTGAAGAACGAGCTGAACGGCGACAGCGTGCACGCCGAACTGTCCACTGTGGAGGATCTGAGCACCGCGCGGCGGGCGCTGGAACCGGTGGCCGGGGAGATCAGCGTGGACGGCCTGACCCTGCGCGCCCGGGTCGCCACCGGCGCGACCGCGCTGCCCGGGGTGCTGGCCGCGCTCGGCCGCGCGGGCGTCGAACCGGTGTCGATCGGCACCGCGCGCCCGTCGCTGGACGACGTGTACCTGCGTCACGCCGGGCGCGACTTCCGCACCGCCGACAGCGTGGCCGGGGGTGTCCGATGACCACCTTCGTCTCGCACACCGGCAGGCTCACCGCGCACGCCCTGCGCCGCCTCTCCCGGCAACCCGCCTACCTGCTGTTCAACCTGATCCAGCCGATGGTGTGGCTGCTGCTGTTCGGCGAGTTGTTCCGCCGCGTGGCCGAACTGCCCGGCTTCGGCACCGGCGACTACCTGAGCTACCTGACTCCCGGCGTGATCGTGATGACCGCGATGATGTCGGCGGGCTGGGCGGGCACCTCCTTCATCGAGGACATGGACCGTGGCGTGATGGACCGCAACCTGACCTCGCCGGTCAGCCGGGGTGCGTTGATCGCGGGCTCGCTGGCGCACCAGTCGGTGGTCACGGTGATCCAGTCGCTGATCGTGTTCGGCGTCGGCCTGCTCGCCGGTGCCCGCTACGACGGCGGGGTCACCGGCGTGCTGGTGGTGCTGGCCTGCGCGGTGCTGCTGTCGATCATCTTCGGCGCGTTGTCCGACGCGATCGCGTTGCTGGTGCGCCAGCAGGAAGCGCTGATCGGCATCTCGCAGTTCCTCGCGCTGCCGCTGGCTTTCCTGTCGTCGGTGATGATGGCGCCGTCGCTGCTGCCGTCCTGGGTCAGCACGGTCGCCGAGTACAACCCGGTGGACTGGGCCGCCGTCGCCGGACGCGAGGCACTGGCCGCGGACCCGGACTGGTCGCGGGTCCTCGGCCACGGCGGGTTGCTGCTGGCGCTGGCCGCGGTGATGAGCTGGCTGGCCACCCGGGCGTTCCGGGCGTACCAGCGCTCGAGCTAGTTGTTGCCTCGGCGTCGGACGAGCACCGCGCCGACGCCGATGGCCAGCAGCACCGCCGCGCCGACGATCCACGGCCACACCGGCATGCTCGTGTCCTCGGCGGCCTGCGGCCGCGGGTCGGCGGACTCGGTGGGCACGGTGGTCGTCGGCGTGTTCGGCACGGCGGGCGCGGACGAGGGGGCCGCGCCCGCCGGCGCGGCATCCTTGGTCAGGGTGAACCGGGTGGTGCCGCTGACCGAGTGCCCGTCGGCGCTGGTGACCTCGTAGTTCACCGCGTACTCCCCCGCCGGGCCGACCGGCTCGACCGGCACGGTCAGCATCGGGCCCTTGGCCGCCAGCGCGCCGACCTTCCACTCCGAAGCGTTCGGGCCGGTCACGGTGACCTTGCTGGTCTCGACCTTCACCAGTTCGCTGAAACGGAGCGTGATCTGGGTGGGCGCGGCCTCGAGCGAGGCGCCCTGCGCCGGATCGCTGGACTCCAGCTTGGTGTGCGCACCGGCCGGACCGGCGGTGGCCAGCAGGGCGAGCGCGGTCAGGAACAGCGACACGGCGGTGCGCTTCATCGCGGGTTCTCCTCGAGTTCGTCGACTGCGCGATTATGCCTCAGCCCCAGGTATGACACCCCGAGCTCCGAGGTAGACGGAACCCGACGCGGTTTAGGTTCAACCCGTGCCGAAAATTCACCTCCTGCTCGCCGACGCGGGCGCCGCCGCACTGGCGACCGCGGCCTACTTCGGGTTCCAGGAAGGTGGGCGTCCGTTCTGGGTGGTGGCACTGGTGGTCGCGGCCATCGGCCCGCCGCTGGCCGTGCGGCGGCTCTGGCCGCTGCCGGTGCTGGCCGTGGTCGCGCTGGGCTCGTTCGCCGCGGTCGTGCTCGACCTGACCAGGGAACCGCTGCTGCCGGTGTCGTTCGTGCTGTACGTGGTCGGCCTGTCGGTACCCGCGGCCCGCGCGATCCCGGCGCTGGTGACCACGCTCATCGGCGCGGCGGCGGTCCTGCTCACCGCGTCACCGGACTCGCTGTTCGACGCACCCGTCGAAGCTTCGCTCCTGCTGTGGTTGATCATGTCCGCGGCCTGGGGTGCCGGCCGGGCGGTGCGCGTGATGCGTGCCCGCGAGGCCCGGCGACAGGCGTTTCGCGCGGAGGAAGCGCTGACCGGCGAACGCCTGCGCATCGCCCGCGAGCTGCACGACGTGGTGGCGCACAGCATGAGCCTGATCGCGGTGAAGGCGTCGGTGGCCAACCACGTCGCCGAGCAGAATCCCGGCGAGGCCCGCGACGCGCTGCGGATCATCGAGGAGACCAGCCGCGGCACGCTCACCGAACTGCGTCGCCTGCTCGGCGTCCTGCGCACCCCCGACGGTGCCGGACTGGCTCCCTCGCCGGGGATCGACGATCTCGGCAAGCTCGCCGAGCACGCCCGCGAAGCCGGGATCGAGGTCACCCTGCGCGTGGACGACCGGCTGGAGCTGCCGGAAAGCCTGAGCCTGTCGGTGCACCGGATCGTGCAGGAGTCGCTGACGAACGTGGTCAAGCACGCCGCCGCGAAGCACTGCGAGGTGGTGGTTTCCGCAGACGAGCGCGATCTCCGGATCGAGGTGACCGACGACGGCCGCGGGCCGGGCGCCGGTTCGGGCGGGCACGGTCTGCTCGGCATGCGCGAGCGGGTGATGATGTACGGCGGTGCCTTCGAAGCGGGCGCGGCACCGACCGGCGGGTTCCGCGTCAGCGCTCGCCTGCCCCGCGAACCGGACGAGGTGAAACGGTGATCCGTGTGCTGGTGGCCGACGACCAGGCCCTGCTGCGCGGCAGTTTCCGCGTCCTGGTGAACAGCGCGCCGGACTGCGAGGTGGTCGCCGA from the Amycolatopsis magusensis genome contains:
- a CDS encoding alpha/beta fold hydrolase, whose protein sequence is MGKTGAFTDDNGRDDYFAVYRETMTQGPPPAAVLDIETSFGTTRVYRHGENGPPIMLLHGLLAGAPSCAPFWAPLSAAHTVYTLDILGEGGHSVQTEPITSHAERAHCLDEVLDALHLTGVHLVGMSSGGWQATNYALHHPARLATLTLLDPTTVTANFSFGALRQGLLLKLFPYEWRWRRFFQWAAGQDISGDPAVRLVRALTRVYRPAVPFQTCPPEAELRAMEVPTLAIFSGRSAVHDSATAAARARAWLPRSEVEVWPDLGHYFSPADFRRMVERVLHFVDVVQA
- a CDS encoding SRPBCC family protein; protein product: MNREFEIRSEREIDGTPEQVFEAVTAGTAGWLWPIACEPRLGGSVDIAEGAKVTAWEPGRHFANRVEQGDWFNALDHVIEPRPGGRSYLRYVHSGAFPEQDWQNLYDGCLHHTEMYQATLATYVKHFAGKPAEYVSVDAPASTAGDADAFGRLLRELGLTDAVLGDRVSVEVPGIGTIDGEIDFRTPHFLGIRAEDAIYRLIGRNAWGDPVAVAAHHFGEVDTARAAKEWEAWLAAVYA
- a CDS encoding FAD-binding oxidoreductase; translation: MNYLHPGDPGFDDEAAGFQTAFRHEAKVIAAVENAADVRAAVNYAREQGLPVSVQATGHGFTTPATGLLISTRRMRGVRVDPEKKTAWLEAGARWKDVLAETATHGLAPLSGSGPGVGAVSYSLGGGVGLLARRFGFAADHVRRVELVDHNGDLLDVTAETHPELFWALRGGRSGFGVVTGLEIALFDVPAIYGGGMYFDTGLLPAVVRGFREWTESVPEELTSSLGMVPFPDVPGVPEPLRGRHAAHLRLSYSGDPAAGERLIAPLREIGPRLLEKFGEIPFDQAARTIFSEPDTPHAYYGDTALLTDFPADLADRLVELTGPEAPVGLVTDLRHLGGALSRPPAVPNAVSHRDARYQLMVLSGPGAEAHEAQEAVFAAVEPWTLGRALNFAYGDRPPVRPFHSPEVARRLAALRT
- a CDS encoding SRPBCC family protein yields the protein MSEERRLYKEISFDATPEQVWAAISSGPGMSIWFVPHEMGPEGEGEADFGGGNTQAGRVLAREEGQRIVYGDTDSPAALEFVVEGRDNGGTVLRFTQSGFFDGDDWAAEYESFDRGWNLFFHNLAQYFRYFAGLPATTLVTGSTTSLGPDAIWAKLSAALGVDPEVRLGDRVRLTPAGLPPIDGEVDYRVRGVLGVRAAEGLHRFQGFGAEGHGMVNSIHYYYGTAPDRAATTAAWQQWLLAAFPVRF
- a CDS encoding VOC family protein, producing MKVQLTSIMVNDQDRAERFYTEKLGFQVKHNIPVGDARWLTVVSPDEPDGVEILLEPAGYEFARTYQAELYAKNMPLTMLFSEDIRKEYAQLVEAGVEFRGEPAETMGGISAIFDDTCGNYLMLMQVTQPG
- a CDS encoding MerR family transcriptional regulator encodes the protein MRIGEAARASGVSARSLRFYEDEGLIVPGRHENGYRDYCRSTLDRVLVIRSLLESGLSVRLIKSFADGAPEFAEEVRRYRDRLAARIAALNEQQAALDAFLREVRP
- a CDS encoding zinc-binding dehydrogenase, producing the protein MEKMRALVQRSHRGPADLILATDVPRPVPGPGEHLIRVGAAGLNFADVMQSHGTYGGGPSAPYIAGFEAAGEIVGEGTHVIGTGAGAFAEYMVMPAAGVLPVPPGWSDAEALGMVLNWATALAALRPLGEVEAGDVVLVHAAAGGVGQAAVRLARHYGARVIATASPAKHHTIQADVVLDSTRPDLAGEILRLTGGVDLVLESVGKATFEASLSVTKPFTGRVVVFGAASGDATLSTHDLVFTHRVQLKGLHIGALATAAPGIYRALLDELEVLIAQGVYPPGSAEVHPLADGPAVLRALESGRTRGKHALDPWQAPRRHLPVPAPD
- a CDS encoding poly-gamma-glutamate hydrolase family protein, coding for MTVTSAATHRYLSNTALYADPSLTEHIDYARWFRQSGRTGTPVVLAPHGGTLEPGTSRLCLAIARRSTCDYWLFESFQDNRSLHVTSSRCDDPVALALCAGTDRALSLHGCVTLPREGVLIGGLDTEFGEIVHAELGTRGFETIDTADHPTLAGRSPRNIVNRTRTGGGVQLELPLSLRDSMRDEPALFESFVDGVVAALRRVWRDGPVTG
- a CDS encoding PadR family transcriptional regulator, coding for MAPRGRANPLALAVLTLLNERPMHPYEMSGTLRERRKEDSIKLNYGSLYSVVESLRKRGLIESRETVREGRRPERTVYEITSAGVAEMHDWLSDLLANPAKEFAQFEAALSLMPVLSPEEVVRLLEARLRTQLLAKQSYEAIAATTPEGFPRLFTIEAEFRQTLLETEIEFIRNLVREMKTGEFDGLRVWSRMHELRESGATPDEIEARVATEFAEEMSWLSQPEQD